One genomic segment of Deinococcus sp. LM3 includes these proteins:
- a CDS encoding MnhB domain-containing protein, giving the protein MSGGRKGRSGKRPAPRPGPTARPNALTDVGDPVLRVVSRAAFALVMLLTALLLWRGHNAPGGGFIAGLMTACALILHRVANGRCALNFPPLVLVPWGLALSFTTGLVPYLLGRAYLKSDYGYVSTPLTGEFEWATALLFDVGVYLIVAGSALHIAYQLIDVNPRERVEDDR; this is encoded by the coding sequence GTGAGCGGGGGACGCAAGGGCCGCAGCGGGAAACGCCCCGCTCCCCGCCCCGGCCCCACGGCCCGGCCGAACGCCCTGACCGACGTGGGCGACCCGGTCCTGCGGGTCGTGAGCCGCGCGGCGTTCGCGCTGGTGATGCTGCTCACGGCGCTGCTGCTGTGGCGCGGGCACAACGCGCCGGGCGGGGGGTTCATCGCGGGCCTCATGACCGCCTGCGCGCTGATCCTGCACCGCGTCGCGAACGGACGCTGCGCGCTGAACTTCCCGCCGCTGGTCCTGGTGCCGTGGGGGCTGGCACTGTCGTTCACGACCGGACTGGTGCCGTACCTGCTGGGCCGCGCGTACCTGAAAAGCGACTACGGGTACGTGAGTACCCCCCTGACCGGCGAGTTCGAATGGGCGACCGCGCTGCTGTTCGACGTGGGCGTGTACCTGATCGTGGCCGGCTCGGCCCTGCACATCGCCTACCAACTGATCGACGTGAACCCGCGCGAGCGGGTGGAGGACGACCGATGA